The following proteins are co-located in the Dyadobacter chenwenxiniae genome:
- a CDS encoding cytochrome-c peroxidase translates to MKNIVFAIFAGIVIFVLHSCAPQRQPHELVNEKFVADLDSLILMNDGFLKTVRSKPGSEALQKEFLKLRLQYKKVEAFAEYFFPTTVRMINGAPLDEIEDEENAVFEPGGLQVIEELIYTEDPVDQEELVRHARKMQVNVKRIKMLWADIRITDSHVMDALRLEMFRLISLGISGFDTPASGNALAESEVVLKSFQHYTQLYKSKLPAYAALDSITNGAIAFLTQNKNFNAFDRAAFISDHINPLCRSLYKNQELAAIPFMNSHKLLKGNVATIFDKNAFDPEALLSDSKFGATADRIALGKSLFYDNRISGDGKTNCGSCHQPEKAYADGLKTSKGFDNKFVSRNAPSIMYASLQQALFYDLRAPSLEDQAADVIHNKLEMHGSMDNVAKLVATDEHYKRDFKKAYPDLDSIRPVYIQNAMATFVRSLNPFNSPFDKYMRGDKKALTDNQVKGFNVFMGKAKCGTCHFVPLFNGTVPPDFQRTESEVLGVTINANWKNPLLDKDPGRGVHDQFPQWKNAFKTSSVRNIAKTAPYMHNGAFATLQEVMEFYNEGGGAGLGLNVPNQTLAADKLNLTQGEIADVISFMDALTDAPE, encoded by the coding sequence ATGAAAAATATTGTCTTTGCGATTTTCGCGGGCATTGTCATTTTCGTTCTCCATTCGTGCGCGCCGCAGAGGCAGCCGCATGAATTGGTCAATGAAAAATTTGTTGCAGATCTGGATTCGCTGATTTTGATGAATGATGGATTTTTGAAAACTGTCCGGTCCAAGCCTGGGTCGGAAGCATTGCAAAAGGAATTTTTGAAGCTTCGCTTGCAGTATAAAAAAGTGGAAGCATTTGCCGAATATTTTTTCCCGACAACCGTCCGCATGATCAATGGAGCGCCGTTGGATGAGATTGAAGATGAAGAAAATGCCGTTTTTGAGCCGGGCGGTTTGCAGGTGATTGAAGAGTTGATTTATACGGAAGATCCTGTTGATCAGGAAGAACTGGTGCGCCATGCGCGGAAAATGCAAGTGAATGTGAAGCGGATCAAAATGCTCTGGGCGGACATTCGCATTACGGACTCGCATGTGATGGACGCGCTGCGACTGGAAATGTTCCGCTTGATCAGTTTGGGTATTTCCGGGTTCGATACGCCCGCTTCTGGGAATGCATTGGCCGAAAGTGAGGTCGTTTTGAAATCATTTCAACATTATACACAGCTTTATAAGTCAAAATTGCCAGCCTATGCCGCACTGGACAGCATTACCAATGGCGCCATTGCTTTTTTGACACAAAATAAGAATTTCAATGCATTTGATCGCGCTGCATTTATTTCGGATCATATTAATCCATTATGCCGCTCGTTATACAAAAACCAGGAATTGGCCGCAATTCCTTTTATGAACAGTCACAAGCTTTTGAAAGGAAATGTGGCAACGATTTTTGATAAAAATGCTTTTGACCCGGAAGCACTTTTGTCTGACTCCAAATTCGGCGCAACTGCCGACCGCATTGCATTGGGCAAATCATTGTTTTACGACAACCGGATTTCAGGAGATGGGAAAACCAATTGCGGGTCCTGTCACCAGCCGGAGAAGGCTTATGCCGATGGGTTGAAAACGAGTAAAGGGTTTGATAATAAATTTGTTAGCCGCAATGCGCCTTCTATCATGTATGCATCTTTGCAACAGGCCCTTTTCTACGATTTGCGTGCGCCTTCCCTGGAAGATCAGGCGGCGGATGTGATCCATAACAAGCTGGAAATGCATGGTTCTATGGATAACGTGGCGAAACTCGTGGCGACCGACGAACATTATAAGCGTGATTTCAAAAAGGCTTATCCGGACCTGGACTCCATCAGGCCAGTTTACATTCAGAATGCGATGGCGACTTTTGTCCGTTCATTAAATCCATTCAATTCACCTTTTGACAAATACATGCGAGGTGATAAAAAAGCGCTTACGGATAATCAGGTGAAGGGTTTCAATGTTTTTATGGGCAAAGCCAAATGCGGGACCTGCCATTTTGTGCCGCTTTTTAATGGCACGGTTCCGCCCGATTTCCAGCGCACGGAATCTGAGGTTTTGGGCGTGACAATTAATGCAAATTGGAAAAATCCTCTGTTGGATAAAGATCCCGGAAGAGGCGTGCACGATCAGTTTCCACAGTGGAAAAATGCGTTTAAAACGAGTTCCGTGCGTAATATCGCAAAAACGGCCCCCTATATGCACAACGGCGCTTTTGCGACTTTGCAGGAAGTGATGGAATTTTATAACGAAGGCGGTGGGGCCGGTTTAGGACTCAATGTGCCTAATCAGACGCTCGCGGCCGACAAACTTAACCTGACGCAAGGCGAGATCGCGGACGTGATCTCGTTTATGGATGCATTAACCGATGCGCCGGAATAG
- a CDS encoding ATP-binding cassette domain-containing protein: MALVSLLGVAARKYDTTVLSDIDWNIERGTHWAVIGPNGSGKTILLDVMAGKWPVSKGKISYELNAPLRQAVELVSNDYSFNRIVSAGAEYYQQRFHAYESERAPSVRAILTDQLKPVGTVNANSVALGPPTVSDEDLNKVSALLSITHLLDHPFVTLSNGETRRMLLAKSLLKKPEILMLDNAFSGLDVHSREVLRNALSELAQSGVTVIMATTATEIPPCITNVLELNEGHISSTFNVTDYKARYAIHPHSPKPDPEKLAHFGLPQHIDFEYAIDLRNIHVRYHEQPILANVNWKIAKGEKWALSGPNGSGKSTLLSILTADNPQRFANDFDLFDKKRGGTGASIWDIKQKIGHVSPELHLYFPRETSVFKTIASGFFDATGVFFKKLTEQQAERVHEVAALLHVDHLIEKKFSELSKGQQRMVLLARALVKNPPLLILDEPCQGLDTDAIEYFKAVVNAICDTPERTLIYVSHYPNEIPSCVTKTLRLDQGKVIA; encoded by the coding sequence ATGGCACTTGTTTCTCTCCTGGGCGTTGCTGCCCGCAAATACGACACCACTGTTTTATCGGATATTGACTGGAATATTGAGCGCGGCACACATTGGGCAGTTATTGGCCCCAATGGTTCCGGCAAGACCATTTTGCTGGATGTTATGGCTGGAAAATGGCCGGTTTCGAAAGGAAAAATCAGTTACGAATTGAATGCGCCGTTAAGACAAGCCGTTGAGCTCGTTTCCAATGATTATTCATTCAACCGCATCGTCAGTGCAGGAGCAGAATATTATCAGCAACGATTTCATGCCTACGAAAGCGAGCGCGCGCCTTCCGTGCGGGCCATTTTAACAGACCAGTTGAAACCGGTTGGCACAGTGAATGCCAATTCTGTGGCACTCGGACCGCCAACTGTCAGTGATGAAGATCTGAATAAAGTTTCTGCACTATTATCGATTACACATTTGCTTGACCATCCGTTTGTTACGCTGTCTAACGGGGAAACGCGGCGGATGCTTTTGGCAAAATCTCTATTAAAAAAACCTGAAATCCTGATGCTCGATAATGCTTTCAGCGGATTGGACGTGCATTCAAGAGAAGTGTTGCGCAATGCTTTGAGCGAGCTGGCCCAATCGGGCGTAACAGTTATTATGGCAACAACAGCCACTGAAATTCCGCCATGCATTACCAATGTGCTCGAATTGAACGAGGGGCACATTTCAAGCACATTCAATGTCACAGATTACAAAGCCCGATACGCAATCCACCCACACAGCCCCAAACCCGATCCGGAAAAACTGGCGCATTTCGGACTGCCGCAACACATTGATTTTGAGTACGCCATCGATTTGCGGAACATTCATGTGCGTTATCACGAGCAGCCTATACTGGCAAATGTAAACTGGAAAATTGCGAAAGGCGAGAAATGGGCACTTTCCGGTCCGAACGGCTCCGGAAAGTCAACATTACTCAGCATTCTCACCGCTGACAATCCCCAACGCTTTGCCAACGATTTCGATTTGTTCGACAAGAAAAGAGGTGGAACAGGCGCTTCGATCTGGGATATCAAACAAAAAATCGGCCACGTTTCACCTGAATTACACCTTTATTTCCCAAGAGAAACCAGCGTTTTCAAAACCATTGCTTCTGGTTTTTTTGATGCGACAGGAGTTTTTTTCAAGAAGTTAACGGAACAGCAAGCAGAAAGGGTGCACGAAGTCGCTGCGCTTTTACATGTGGATCATTTGATTGAAAAGAAATTTTCGGAGCTTTCCAAAGGACAGCAGCGCATGGTTTTGCTGGCCAGGGCATTGGTGAAAAACCCGCCACTGCTGATCCTCGACGAGCCTTGCCAGGGTTTGGACACAGATGCGATCGAATATTTCAAAGCAGTGGTCAATGCAATTTGCGACACGCCGGAGCGCACATTGATCTACGTTTCGCATTATCCCAATGAAATTCCAAGCTGTGTGACTAAAACGCTGCGACTGGATCAGGGAAAAGTTATCGCGTAA
- a CDS encoding type 1 glutamine amidotransferase domain-containing protein, translating into MEQSLNSLKVAILVADGFEQVEMTCPRKVLNQKGATTHLISPNKNAVRGWSHLDWGEKHNVDVPLTLARADYYDALLLPGGVLGLNALRMNYRAVEFVKHFFTSGKPVAAICHGPQILIDADVVLGRVLTSYASIKNDLENAGARWVDQEVVTDNGLITSRTTDDLSAFTNSMIKEFNMELHH; encoded by the coding sequence GTGGAACAGTCATTAAATTCATTAAAAGTTGCAATTTTGGTTGCCGATGGATTTGAGCAGGTAGAAATGACCTGTCCCAGAAAAGTCCTAAACCAGAAAGGTGCAACAACTCACCTCATTTCCCCAAATAAAAATGCGGTTAGAGGTTGGAGCCATCTGGATTGGGGCGAGAAACATAATGTAGACGTTCCACTGACATTGGCACGGGCAGATTACTATGACGCATTGTTACTGCCCGGTGGCGTGTTGGGGCTGAATGCGCTTAGAATGAATTACCGTGCCGTGGAATTTGTAAAACATTTCTTTACATCCGGCAAGCCGGTCGCTGCCATTTGTCACGGACCGCAGATCTTAATTGATGCCGATGTGGTTTTAGGCCGTGTTCTGACGTCATATGCTTCTATCAAAAATGATCTCGAGAACGCAGGCGCGAGGTGGGTGGATCAGGAAGTGGTAACAGACAATGGTTTAATCACCAGCCGCACAACCGACGACCTTTCTGCCTTTACGAACTCAATGATTAAGGAGTTCAATATGGAATTACATCATTGA
- the clpB gene encoding ATP-dependent chaperone ClpB has protein sequence MNFNQYTIKAQEIIQHAAQMAQGNQQQAIETGHVLKSILEEDPNTSLFLLNKLNISPDVLNNRLEKILEGYPRVSGGQPYLGNDMAAASAKAQSFTKEFNDEFISIELLILGILAGKDSTATLMKEVGFKEKELINAIKELRGKNNPVKDQNAEAKYRSLERYSKNLNELAKAGKIDPVIGRDEEIRRVLQILSRRTKNNPILLGEPGVGKTAIVEGLAQRIVQGDVPENLKSKIIVSLDMGLLIAGAKYKGEFEERLKAVIKEVTDSEGEIVLFIDEIHTLIGAGGGGESAMDAANLLKPALARGELHAIGATTLKEYQKYMEKDKALERRFQSVMVDEPDIPDAISILRGIKEKYELHHGVRIQDDAVIAAVELSNRYISDRFLPDKAIDLMDEAASKLRLEMDSVPEELDELNRRIMQLEIEREAIRRENNKDKETVLNKEIADLSEDRNTLKAQWENEKGKVNEVRTLKEQSEQLRLEAEQAERAGDFGKVAEIRYGRIPEVQSKLTELQQSEDSQSLMQEEITPEDIAEVVAKWTGIPVSKMLQSDREKLLQLEDHLHNRVAGQDEAIELVADAVRRSRAGLQDAKRPIGSFLFLGPTGVGKTELAKTLAEYLFNDENAIVRIDMSEYQERHSVSRLVGAPPGYVGYDEGGQLTEAVRRKPYSVILLDEIEKGHPDVWNILLQVLDEGRLTDNKGRVANFKNTIIIMTSNIGSHIIQEKFAEDEGWNHTLVVEEAKQAVLDLLKASVRPEFLNRIDEIVLFEPLTLKNIRKIVDIQFKGIQKMLQDQGVTLDATDEALAKLGEDGFDPAFGARPLKRVMQRRILNELSKGILSGQVAKDSVIMMELNSKGDLIFENIGSVEI, from the coding sequence ATGAACTTCAACCAATATACCATAAAGGCGCAGGAGATTATCCAACATGCTGCGCAAATGGCCCAGGGAAACCAACAACAGGCTATCGAAACGGGTCATGTCCTCAAATCCATATTGGAAGAGGATCCGAATACATCATTGTTTTTATTGAATAAACTGAATATCAGCCCGGACGTTTTGAACAACCGTTTGGAAAAGATATTGGAAGGATATCCGCGGGTAAGCGGCGGCCAGCCTTATCTCGGAAACGATATGGCTGCTGCGAGTGCCAAGGCGCAAAGTTTTACCAAAGAATTTAACGACGAATTTATAAGCATTGAACTGCTCATTCTTGGCATCCTGGCTGGAAAAGATTCCACAGCGACGCTCATGAAGGAAGTTGGTTTCAAGGAAAAAGAACTGATTAATGCAATCAAAGAACTTAGAGGTAAAAACAATCCTGTGAAAGATCAAAATGCAGAAGCTAAATATCGCTCACTGGAACGATACAGCAAAAATTTAAACGAATTGGCGAAAGCCGGCAAAATTGACCCGGTCATCGGCAGGGACGAGGAAATCCGTCGTGTCTTGCAGATTCTGAGCCGGAGAACAAAAAACAATCCGATCCTATTGGGTGAACCCGGTGTGGGTAAAACGGCTATTGTGGAGGGCCTCGCACAACGCATTGTGCAAGGCGACGTTCCCGAAAACCTGAAATCGAAGATCATCGTATCCCTGGATATGGGACTTCTGATTGCCGGTGCGAAATATAAGGGTGAGTTTGAGGAAAGGCTGAAAGCGGTTATCAAAGAAGTGACGGATTCGGAAGGTGAGATCGTTCTTTTCATTGACGAAATCCACACATTGATTGGCGCCGGGGGTGGTGGTGAAAGTGCAATGGACGCCGCAAACTTGCTAAAACCCGCCCTTGCACGCGGCGAGTTGCATGCAATAGGCGCGACTACATTGAAGGAATATCAAAAATATATGGAGAAAGACAAGGCTCTGGAACGTCGTTTCCAGTCTGTAATGGTCGATGAACCAGATATTCCCGATGCGATCAGCATTCTGCGAGGCATCAAAGAAAAATACGAGCTCCATCATGGCGTTCGGATTCAGGATGATGCTGTGATTGCGGCTGTTGAATTGTCGAACCGTTATATCAGCGACCGGTTCCTACCCGATAAAGCCATCGACCTAATGGACGAAGCGGCTTCCAAATTGAGGCTGGAAATGGACAGCGTTCCCGAAGAGCTCGACGAGCTGAACCGCCGCATTATGCAGCTCGAAATTGAACGCGAGGCGATCCGCCGCGAGAACAACAAGGATAAGGAAACGGTGCTGAACAAGGAAATTGCAGACCTCAGCGAGGATCGTAATACATTAAAAGCACAATGGGAAAATGAAAAGGGCAAGGTTAATGAGGTTCGCACATTAAAAGAACAAAGCGAGCAACTGCGACTGGAAGCCGAACAGGCGGAGCGTGCAGGTGATTTTGGCAAAGTGGCCGAGATCCGTTATGGCCGCATTCCCGAAGTGCAAAGTAAACTTACCGAATTACAGCAGTCCGAAGATTCTCAGAGCTTAATGCAGGAGGAAATCACACCGGAAGACATTGCCGAAGTAGTTGCAAAATGGACTGGGATTCCGGTGAGCAAAATGTTGCAAAGCGACAGAGAAAAACTCTTACAGCTTGAAGATCACTTGCATAACCGCGTTGCGGGCCAGGACGAAGCCATTGAATTGGTTGCCGACGCCGTTCGCCGCAGCCGTGCAGGCTTACAAGACGCGAAACGACCGATCGGTAGCTTCCTCTTCCTTGGACCAACAGGTGTGGGAAAAACCGAACTGGCCAAAACACTGGCTGAATATCTTTTCAACGACGAAAATGCGATTGTGCGGATTGATATGAGTGAATATCAGGAGCGGCATTCTGTAAGCAGGCTGGTGGGTGCGCCTCCGGGATATGTAGGTTATGATGAGGGCGGACAGTTGACCGAAGCCGTGCGTCGCAAGCCTTACAGCGTGATTTTGTTGGATGAAATCGAAAAAGGCCATCCGGACGTTTGGAACATTCTCCTGCAAGTGCTGGACGAAGGTCGGTTGACTGATAACAAGGGCCGCGTTGCTAATTTCAAGAACACCATAATCATTATGACTTCTAATATAGGAAGCCATATCATTCAGGAGAAATTTGCAGAAGACGAAGGCTGGAACCACACGCTGGTCGTGGAAGAAGCCAAACAAGCTGTGCTGGATCTGTTGAAAGCCTCTGTAAGACCTGAATTCTTGAACCGGATCGATGAGATCGTGTTGTTTGAACCGCTTACATTGAAAAACATTCGGAAGATTGTCGACATTCAGTTTAAGGGAATTCAAAAAATGCTGCAAGACCAGGGAGTTACCCTCGATGCAACAGACGAAGCGCTTGCTAAACTGGGTGAAGATGGATTTGATCCTGCATTCGGCGCAAGACCTTTGAAACGTGTTATGCAGCGTCGGATCTTGAATGAGTTGTCCAAAGGCATATTGAGCGGACAAGTTGCAAAAGATTCAGTGATCATGATGGAGCTCAATTCCAAAGGCGACCTGATCTTCGAAAATATAGGGAGCGTAGAGATTTAA
- the lysA gene encoding diaminopimelate decarboxylase, which translates to MQLSDQNTYSIQNIDPHQLTEAYGSPLYVYDGATIRRKVQELQHAFSGINMKIKYACKANTNLSILRLMRDIGVELDVVSPGELEMGLMAGYAAAQITFTPSGVPFEEVKEAVDAGAIVNVDSIPLLEWFGQTYGNTKPCLIRIKPNVAAGGNAKIMTAHADSKFGISVLLLDQILEVVKKYDIKIIGLHQHTGSDIKDAEPFLKVADILFETAKHFPDLEIVDLGGGFKVSYLPGDEITDMDLLGRKISERFKKFCGEYGRELQLWFEPGKFLVSESGYLLVNATVVKEDPARNFVHVNSGLNHLIRPMMYGSYHHILNVSNPAGEPKTYNVVGYICETDTFATDRTLPEVKAGDLLAFLNAGAYGLTMSSNYNARVRPPEVLVDQAEARLIRRRETLDDLLKTQIDL; encoded by the coding sequence ATGCAACTTTCCGATCAAAATACATATTCGATTCAAAACATTGATCCTCATCAGCTAACCGAGGCTTATGGCAGCCCGCTTTACGTTTATGACGGCGCAACCATCAGACGCAAAGTGCAAGAATTGCAGCATGCTTTTTCAGGCATTAATATGAAGATCAAATATGCTTGCAAAGCAAATACGAATTTGTCCATTTTACGGTTAATGCGTGATATTGGCGTAGAATTGGATGTCGTTTCGCCGGGCGAACTGGAAATGGGCCTGATGGCTGGTTATGCCGCGGCTCAAATTACATTTACACCCAGCGGCGTTCCTTTTGAAGAGGTTAAGGAAGCTGTGGACGCTGGTGCCATTGTTAATGTGGACAGCATTCCGTTGCTCGAATGGTTTGGGCAAACTTATGGAAACACCAAACCTTGTTTAATCAGGATAAAACCGAACGTGGCAGCCGGCGGTAATGCCAAGATCATGACTGCACATGCGGATTCTAAATTTGGCATTTCAGTTTTGCTGTTGGATCAGATTCTCGAAGTTGTCAAAAAATACGATATCAAGATCATTGGCTTGCACCAACATACCGGATCGGATATCAAGGATGCCGAACCATTCCTGAAAGTGGCTGACATTCTTTTTGAAACAGCCAAACATTTCCCTGATCTTGAAATCGTGGATCTGGGAGGCGGTTTTAAAGTCTCCTACTTACCCGGCGACGAGATAACAGACATGGATTTGTTGGGAAGAAAGATTTCGGAGCGTTTCAAAAAGTTTTGCGGGGAATATGGACGGGAATTGCAGCTTTGGTTTGAACCGGGGAAATTTCTGGTCAGCGAATCCGGCTATTTGCTGGTGAATGCGACGGTTGTAAAGGAAGATCCGGCGCGGAATTTTGTTCACGTGAATTCGGGTCTAAATCACTTGATCCGCCCGATGATGTATGGTTCTTACCATCACATTCTGAATGTCTCTAACCCCGCGGGCGAGCCTAAAACCTATAATGTAGTGGGTTACATCTGTGAAACGGACACTTTCGCGACTGACCGCACCCTGCCCGAAGTGAAAGCTGGCGACCTGCTCGCGTTTTTGAATGCAGGCGCCTATGGCCTTACTATGAGCTCAAATTATAACGCGAGGGTAAGACCCCCGGAAGTTTTAGTGGATCAGGCCGAAGCGCGGCTCATCAGAAGGCGCGAAACGCTGGATGATCTGCTAAAAACGCAGATTGATCTCTGA
- the pyrF gene encoding orotidine-5'-phosphate decarboxylase, which produces MTYEALFEQISQKKSYLCIGLDTDIRKIPAHLSKAADPVFEFNKQIIDATADFCVSYKPNIAFYEASGVRGWESLQKTIEYIPKSHFTIADAKRGDIGNTSGLYARTFFDPSASGLDFDAVTVAPYMGSDSVTPFLEFENKWVILLALTSNPGSGDFQRLQADGKPIYEHVLRTSHTWAGADRMMYVVGATQAAEFEKIRNIVPDHFLLVPGVGAQGGNLEELSRFGMNKHCGLLVNASRSIIYAGNGIDFAQKAKQEAQLLQQEMAVYLDKYCQ; this is translated from the coding sequence ATGACGTACGAAGCACTGTTTGAACAAATTTCCCAGAAAAAATCCTATTTATGCATAGGGCTTGACACAGATATCCGGAAAATCCCCGCCCATCTGAGTAAAGCGGCTGACCCGGTTTTTGAGTTCAACAAACAGATCATCGACGCCACTGCGGACTTTTGTGTTTCCTATAAACCCAACATTGCATTTTACGAAGCATCGGGCGTAAGAGGTTGGGAAAGTTTGCAAAAAACCATTGAATACATCCCCAAGAGTCATTTTACAATCGCCGACGCCAAACGCGGCGACATTGGAAACACTTCCGGCCTTTATGCCAGAACATTCTTTGATCCGTCTGCGTCCGGGCTTGATTTTGACGCAGTTACGGTCGCGCCTTATATGGGAAGCGATTCGGTAACCCCTTTTCTGGAATTTGAAAATAAGTGGGTTATCCTGCTTGCTTTGACGTCTAACCCGGGAAGCGGCGATTTTCAGCGCCTGCAAGCGGACGGCAAGCCTATATATGAGCATGTGCTCAGAACTTCGCATACCTGGGCAGGTGCAGACCGCATGATGTATGTGGTAGGCGCTACGCAAGCCGCAGAATTCGAAAAAATAAGAAACATTGTCCCGGATCATTTTCTGCTGGTCCCTGGCGTTGGTGCCCAGGGCGGAAATCTTGAAGAACTTTCCCGATTTGGCATGAACAAACATTGCGGACTCCTTGTAAATGCATCCCGCAGCATTATCTACGCTGGAAACGGTATTGACTTCGCGCAAAAAGCAAAACAAGAGGCGCAGCTGCTTCAACAGGAAATGGCCGTTTACCTGGATAAATATTGCCAGTAA
- the rfbC gene encoding dTDP-4-dehydrorhamnose 3,5-epimerase produces the protein MQIRETSIAGLVELTPRVFHDDRGMFFESYNEQIFKQLGLPTNFVQDNQSFSKKGVVRGLHFQRAPFAQGKLVRVISGKVLDVAVDIRPESPTFGKHEIFELSSEKNNVAYVPEGFAHGFVALEDSIFSYKCTNIYNKESESGILWNDEDLAINWGIENANVSEKDQILPTFRSLFGDLKKI, from the coding sequence ATGCAGATTCGCGAAACCTCCATTGCCGGATTAGTTGAACTTACCCCACGTGTTTTCCATGACGATCGAGGCATGTTTTTTGAATCGTATAACGAACAGATATTTAAGCAGTTGGGCTTGCCTACTAATTTTGTGCAGGACAATCAGTCTTTCTCCAAAAAAGGGGTTGTCAGAGGTTTACACTTTCAAAGGGCTCCGTTTGCACAAGGCAAGCTGGTTCGCGTTATTTCTGGTAAGGTGCTGGATGTTGCAGTTGATATCCGGCCGGAGTCGCCGACATTTGGCAAGCATGAGATTTTTGAGCTGAGCAGTGAGAAAAATAACGTTGCTTACGTTCCCGAAGGTTTTGCGCACGGTTTTGTTGCCCTTGAAGATTCTATTTTCTCTTATAAATGCACGAATATTTATAATAAAGAATCTGAGTCAGGGATTTTGTGGAATGATGAAGATCTGGCGATCAATTGGGGAATTGAAAATGCCAATGTTTCAGAAAAGGATCAAATCCTTCCGACCTTCCGCTCGCTTTTTGGTGATTTGAAAAAGATCTGA
- a CDS encoding type 1 glutamine amidotransferase domain-containing protein has product MKVLIVCTNHDAFPTKAGKTGLWLSELTYFYDVMAKRRVLMDIVSPLGGRIPIDERSLELKDECNAKYWDDIAFRAKLDNSLSLTQINPADYRLIYFAGGHGAMWDLAENTELQNIVKVIYERNGMVSAVCHGVCGLLNVKLSDGSYLIQDKYVTGFSNVEEALMSFVSEVPFYLEDKLKERGAHYTKAVIPFMEFIEMDERLITGQNPNSAKKVASKALEELFEK; this is encoded by the coding sequence ATGAAAGTCCTCATCGTTTGCACCAATCATGACGCGTTTCCCACCAAAGCCGGAAAGACGGGTTTATGGCTGAGTGAACTGACCTATTTTTATGATGTAATGGCCAAACGCAGGGTTTTGATGGACATCGTAAGCCCATTAGGCGGAAGGATTCCAATTGATGAACGCAGCCTCGAATTGAAAGATGAGTGCAATGCAAAATACTGGGATGACATTGCTTTCCGGGCTAAATTAGATAATTCCCTATCCCTTACCCAGATCAATCCAGCCGATTACCGCCTTATTTATTTCGCCGGCGGACACGGGGCGATGTGGGACCTTGCCGAAAATACCGAACTCCAAAATATTGTAAAGGTCATTTACGAACGCAATGGAATGGTATCTGCGGTTTGCCACGGCGTCTGCGGGTTACTGAACGTTAAACTATCAGACGGCTCCTATTTAATTCAGGACAAATACGTCACCGGCTTTTCCAATGTGGAAGAAGCCTTGATGAGCTTTGTAAGCGAAGTGCCGTTTTATCTGGAAGACAAATTGAAAGAGCGCGGCGCACACTATACCAAAGCAGTGATCCCTTTTATGGAATTCATTGAAATGGACGAGAGGTTAATCACCGGTCAAAATCCTAATTCGGCAAAAAAAGTCGCATCCAAAGCATTGGAAGAACTATTTGAAAAATAA
- a CDS encoding response regulator transcription factor — translation MKTLKLGIADDHELFRKGFISMLSGIPDFEFILEAANGQELLDRLPANTPDIVFMDLQMPVMDGIQATEAAFERFPNIKVIVVSMYNEDRFVIHMLEKGVQGYLLKDTSPDEVEKAIRRVDEEGFYYNDFVSKAMHRKMVTRQVNKHPFFPNACNVALSAREKEVLQLICDGFSTAEISDKLFISVRTVEGHRLRVLEKTGTKSTAAAVAFAYKNQLLN, via the coding sequence ATGAAAACCTTAAAACTGGGAATTGCGGATGATCACGAATTGTTCAGAAAGGGATTTATCTCCATGCTGAGCGGCATTCCCGATTTCGAATTTATACTGGAAGCGGCAAATGGCCAGGAATTACTCGACCGCCTTCCCGCTAATACGCCCGACATCGTTTTTATGGATCTGCAAATGCCGGTTATGGATGGCATTCAGGCCACAGAAGCAGCATTTGAGAGATTCCCTAATATTAAGGTGATTGTCGTCTCGATGTATAACGAGGACCGTTTCGTCATTCACATGCTGGAAAAAGGCGTGCAGGGTTACTTATTAAAGGATACAAGCCCGGATGAAGTTGAAAAAGCCATTCGCCGGGTAGATGAGGAAGGATTTTATTATAACGATTTTGTCTCCAAAGCCATGCACCGGAAAATGGTTACAAGGCAGGTCAATAAACATCCATTCTTCCCCAACGCATGCAATGTTGCCCTTTCTGCCAGGGAAAAAGAAGTGCTTCAACTGATATGCGATGGTTTCTCAACGGCTGAGATTAGCGATAAGCTTTTCATCAGCGTTAGAACCGTGGAAGGTCACAGATTGCGCGTTTTGGAAAAAACGGGCACCAAAAGCACCGCGGCAGCAGTTGCATTTGCTTACAAAAACCAATTATTGAATTAA